A single Drosophila ananassae strain 14024-0371.13 chromosome 3L, ASM1763931v2, whole genome shotgun sequence DNA region contains:
- the LOC6495481 gene encoding atypical protein kinase C isoform X4, with the protein MQKMPSQILNEGSSGSLNSASLMANNTPNSITVKTAYNGQIIITTINKNISYEELCYEIRNICRFPSDQPFTIKWVDEENDPCTISTKMELDEAIRLYEMNYDSQLVIHVFPNVPQAPGLSCDGEDRSIYRRGARRWRKLYRVNGHIFQAKRFNRRAFCAYCQDRIWGLGRQGFKCIQCKLLVHKKCHKLVQKHCTDQPEPLVKERAEESSDPMPVPLPPLPYEAMGGGADACETHDHAHIVAPPPPEDPLEPGTQRQYSLNDFELIRVIGRGSYAKVLMVELRRTRRIYAMKVIKKALVTDDEDIDWVQTEKHVFETASNHPFLVGLHSCFQTPSRLFFVIEFVRGGDLMYHMQRQRRLPEEHARFYAAEISLALNFLHEKGIIYRDLKLDNVLLDHEGHIKLTDYGMCKEGIRSGDTTSTFCGTPNYIAPEILRGEDYGFSVDWWALGVLLYEMLAGRSPFDLAGASENPDQNTEDYLFQVILEKTIRIPRSLSVRAASVLKGFLNKNPADRLGCHRESAFMDIVSHPFFKNMDWELLERKQVTPPFKPRLDSDRDLANFPPEFTGEAVQLTPDDDHVIDNIDQSEFEGFEYVNPLLMSLEDCV; encoded by the exons ATGCAGAAAATGCCCTCGCAGATCTTGAACGaaggcagcagcggcagcttGAACAGTGCCTCCCTAATGGCCAACAACACTCCGAACAGTATTACAGTGAAGACGGCCTACAACGGCCAGATCATAATCACCACCATCAACAAGAATATCTCGTACGAGGAGCTCTGCTATGAAATTCGTAATATTTGTCGATTTCCATCAGATCAG ccatTTACCATCAAATGGGTGGATGAGGAGAATGATCCCTGTACCATATCCACCAAAATGGAACTGGACGAAGCCATAAGGCTCTACGAAATGAACTATGACTCCCAATTGGTTATTCATG TATTCCCCAATGTTCCTCAAGCGCCGGGATTGTCCTGCGATGGCGAAGATC GCAGCATCTATCGGCGTGGTGCTCGACGCTGGCGCAAGCTATATCGCGTCAATGGACACATCTTCCAGGCCAAGCGTTTCAATCGG CGTGCTTTCTGTGCCTACTGCCAGGATAGGATCTGGGGCCTGGGCCGTCAGGGTTTCAAGTGCATCCAGTGCAAGCTGCTGGTGCACAAGAAGTGCCATAAGCTGGTGCAGAAGCACTGCACGGATCAGCCGGAGCCGTTGGTCAAGGAGCGGGCCGAGGAGTCAAGTGATCCGATGCCAGTGCCCCTGCCACCGTTGCCCTACGAGGCGATGGGTGGCGGAGCGGATGCCTGCGAGACGCACGATCATGCGCACATTGTGGCGCCACCGCCACCAGAAGATCCTCTCGAACCGGGCACCCAGCGCCAGTACTCGCTCAACGACTTTGAGCTAATACGGGTGATCGGACGCGGCAGCTATGCCAAGGTGCTGATGGTGGAACTGCGACGCACTCGCCGCATCTACGCCATGAAGGTGATCAAGAAGGCCCTGGTCACCGACGACGAGGACATCGACTGGGTGCAGACGGAGAAGCATGTGTTCGAGACGGCCTCGAACCATCCGTTCCTGGTGGGACTGCACTCGTGCTTCCAGACGCCGTCGCGTCTCTTCTTCGTCATCGAGTTTGTGCGCGGTGGCGACTTGATGTACCACATGCAACGGCAACGGCGGCTGCCCGAGGAGCACGCCCGCTTCTATGCCGCGGAGATCAGTCTGGCGCTTAACTTCCTCCACGAGAAGGGCATCATCTATCGAGATCTGAAGCTAGACAACGTTTTGCTCGACCACGAGGGCCACATCAAGCTAACCGATTATGGCATGTGTAAGGAGGGCATCCGATCCGGGGACACAACGTCCACCTTCTGTGGCACACCCAACTACATTGCCCCAGAGATTCTGAGGGGCGAGGACTATGGCTTCTCGGTGGACTGGTGGGCACTGGGTGTCCTGCTCTACGAGATGTTGGCCGGACGCAGTCCCTTCGACTTGGCAGGAGCCTCTGAGAATCCAGATCAG AACACTGAGGACTACTTGTTCCAAGTCATCCTGGAGAAGACCATTCGTATTCCACGGTCGTTGAGTGTGCGAGCTGCTTCGGTCCTAAAAGGTTTCCTCAACAAGAATCCCGCTGATCGCTTGGGCTGCCATCGGGAGTCCGCCTTCATGGATATTGTCAGCCATCCGTTCTTCAAGAACATGGATTGGGAATTG CTTGAGCGCAAACAGGTCACGCCACCATTCAAGCCACGTTTAGACTCAGATCGCGACCTGGCCAATTTCCCGCCCGAGTTCACCGGCGAGGCCGTACAGTTGACACCGGATGACGA TCACGTTATTGATAATATCGATCAGTCCGAGTTCGAGGGCTTTGAGTATGTGAACCCCTTGCTGATGTCCTTGGAGGATTGCGTCTGA
- the LOC6495481 gene encoding atypical protein kinase C isoform X3 — protein MQKMPSQILNEGSSGSLNSASLMANNTPNSITVKTAYNGQIIITTINKNISYEELCYEIRNICRFPSDQPFTIKWVDEENDPCTISTKMELDEAIRLYEMNYDSQLVIHVFPNVPQAPGLSCDGEDRSIYRRGARRWRKLYRVNGHIFQAKRFNRRAFCAYCQDRIWGLGRQGFKCIQCKLLVHKKCHKLVQKHCTDQPEPLVKERAEESSDPMPVPLPPLPYEAMGGGADACETHDHAHIVAPPPPEDPLEPGTQRQYSLNDFELIRVIGRGSYAKVLMVELRRTRRIYAMKVIKKALVTDDEDIDWVQTEKHVFETASNHPFLVGLHSCFQTPSRLFFVIEFVRGGDLMYHMQRQRRLPEEHARFYAAEISLALNFLHEKGIIYRDLKLDNVLLDHEGHIKLTDYGMCKEGIRSGDTTSTFCGTPNYIAPEILRGEDYGFSVDWWALGVLLYEMLAGRSPFDLAGASENPDQNTEDYLFQVILEKTIRIPRSLSVRAASVLKGFLNKNPADRLGCHRESAFMDIVSHPFFKNMDWELIAQKEVQPPYIPSLDTGDPYMTTNFDVQFTQEPAELTPDDPHVIDNIDQSEFEGFEYVNPLLMSLEDCV, from the exons ATGCAGAAAATGCCCTCGCAGATCTTGAACGaaggcagcagcggcagcttGAACAGTGCCTCCCTAATGGCCAACAACACTCCGAACAGTATTACAGTGAAGACGGCCTACAACGGCCAGATCATAATCACCACCATCAACAAGAATATCTCGTACGAGGAGCTCTGCTATGAAATTCGTAATATTTGTCGATTTCCATCAGATCAG ccatTTACCATCAAATGGGTGGATGAGGAGAATGATCCCTGTACCATATCCACCAAAATGGAACTGGACGAAGCCATAAGGCTCTACGAAATGAACTATGACTCCCAATTGGTTATTCATG TATTCCCCAATGTTCCTCAAGCGCCGGGATTGTCCTGCGATGGCGAAGATC GCAGCATCTATCGGCGTGGTGCTCGACGCTGGCGCAAGCTATATCGCGTCAATGGACACATCTTCCAGGCCAAGCGTTTCAATCGG CGTGCTTTCTGTGCCTACTGCCAGGATAGGATCTGGGGCCTGGGCCGTCAGGGTTTCAAGTGCATCCAGTGCAAGCTGCTGGTGCACAAGAAGTGCCATAAGCTGGTGCAGAAGCACTGCACGGATCAGCCGGAGCCGTTGGTCAAGGAGCGGGCCGAGGAGTCAAGTGATCCGATGCCAGTGCCCCTGCCACCGTTGCCCTACGAGGCGATGGGTGGCGGAGCGGATGCCTGCGAGACGCACGATCATGCGCACATTGTGGCGCCACCGCCACCAGAAGATCCTCTCGAACCGGGCACCCAGCGCCAGTACTCGCTCAACGACTTTGAGCTAATACGGGTGATCGGACGCGGCAGCTATGCCAAGGTGCTGATGGTGGAACTGCGACGCACTCGCCGCATCTACGCCATGAAGGTGATCAAGAAGGCCCTGGTCACCGACGACGAGGACATCGACTGGGTGCAGACGGAGAAGCATGTGTTCGAGACGGCCTCGAACCATCCGTTCCTGGTGGGACTGCACTCGTGCTTCCAGACGCCGTCGCGTCTCTTCTTCGTCATCGAGTTTGTGCGCGGTGGCGACTTGATGTACCACATGCAACGGCAACGGCGGCTGCCCGAGGAGCACGCCCGCTTCTATGCCGCGGAGATCAGTCTGGCGCTTAACTTCCTCCACGAGAAGGGCATCATCTATCGAGATCTGAAGCTAGACAACGTTTTGCTCGACCACGAGGGCCACATCAAGCTAACCGATTATGGCATGTGTAAGGAGGGCATCCGATCCGGGGACACAACGTCCACCTTCTGTGGCACACCCAACTACATTGCCCCAGAGATTCTGAGGGGCGAGGACTATGGCTTCTCGGTGGACTGGTGGGCACTGGGTGTCCTGCTCTACGAGATGTTGGCCGGACGCAGTCCCTTCGACTTGGCAGGAGCCTCTGAGAATCCAGATCAG AACACTGAGGACTACTTGTTCCAAGTCATCCTGGAGAAGACCATTCGTATTCCACGGTCGTTGAGTGTGCGAGCTGCTTCGGTCCTAAAAGGTTTCCTCAACAAGAATCCCGCTGATCGCTTGGGCTGCCATCGGGAGTCCGCCTTCATGGATATTGTCAGCCATCCGTTCTTCAAGAACATGGATTGGGAATTG ATAGCACAAAAGGAGGTGCAACCGCCTTATATACCCAGCCTAGACACTGGCGACCCCTATATGACAACCAACTTCGATGTACAATTTACCCAAGAACCCGCTGAACTAACGCCCGATGATCC TCACGTTATTGATAATATCGATCAGTCCGAGTTCGAGGGCTTTGAGTATGTGAACCCCTTGCTGATGTCCTTGGAGGATTGCGTCTGA
- the LOC6495481 gene encoding atypical protein kinase C isoform X1: MAWGYWSATTVDRGRSPRRLTQCAPLPVNIVQQEEEEEQPCLPQKQQQQQSQQQQQQSQTCPSTPSANQQGSGNLCYSPTCRSRCSSPCPGSPCGSITPPPPPLLTSSQQHLHSNKNCPAAQQLMTHLDYAARRQSLDQLDSPQSKYFDIQANQLSDIMCRGAVVSSIQSANNTLTRGVSLHSRSGSAHGSHHGSHHSHSHHGSAHGSLGCLQGGVGVATGSTGSIGMMSAGPIDTGDYDVPHPHPYTHHYMQTTASVTPPHSTLSRPGSAGAVCQGHDSGSDSSQGCGGSIMGGMLVMGHPGHMGSLGHHSAGSGSLGRCSSRCHNTNTTTTDDSGGGSSGGGGGGGGMGTGGGSASMAVGMPGMLMDYHHSHHSGSAGSGLNGCGGGGSIAGGSIGGRSSVLGTIHNGHGHHHQQYHHECIHYERLPIPVPIPTVPMGVAPPPQQQQQQQQMSQHQLQSEEEIEPAYATVFPNVPQAPGLSCDGEDRSIYRRGARRWRKLYRVNGHIFQAKRFNRRAFCAYCQDRIWGLGRQGFKCIQCKLLVHKKCHKLVQKHCTDQPEPLVKERAEESSDPMPVPLPPLPYEAMGGGADACETHDHAHIVAPPPPEDPLEPGTQRQYSLNDFELIRVIGRGSYAKVLMVELRRTRRIYAMKVIKKALVTDDEDIDWVQTEKHVFETASNHPFLVGLHSCFQTPSRLFFVIEFVRGGDLMYHMQRQRRLPEEHARFYAAEISLALNFLHEKGIIYRDLKLDNVLLDHEGHIKLTDYGMCKEGIRSGDTTSTFCGTPNYIAPEILRGEDYGFSVDWWALGVLLYEMLAGRSPFDLAGASENPDQNTEDYLFQVILEKTIRIPRSLSVRAASVLKGFLNKNPADRLGCHRESAFMDIVSHPFFKNMDWELIAQKEVQPPYIPSLDTGDPYMTTNFDVQFTQEPAELTPDDPHVIDNIDQSEFEGFEYVNPLLMSLEDCV, encoded by the exons atggcTTGGGGCTATTGGTCCGCCACCACAGTGGATCGCGGTCGATCGCCGCGACGACTGACCCAGTGCGCCCCGCTGCCGGTCAACATCGTGCaacaggaggaggaggaggagcagccgTGCCTGCCACaaaaacagcagcaacagcaatcccaacagcagcaacaacagtcgCAAACCTGCCCCAGTACTCCGTCGGCCAATCAGCAGGGCAGCGGCAATCTCTGCTATAGCCCCACATGTCGGTCACGTTGCTCGAGTCCTTGTCCAGGATCACCGTGTGGCTCCATAACGCCGCCGCCCCCGCCGCTGCTCACGTCGTCGCAGCAGCACCTCCACTCGAACAAGAACTGCCCGGCCGCCCAGCAGCTAATGACTCACCTGGACTACGCGGCCAGGAGACAATCTTTGGATCAACTGGACAGTCCACAG tccaAGTACTTCGATATACAGGCCAACCAGCTGTCGGACATCATGTGCCGCGGAGCGGTGGTCAGCTCCATCCAATCGGCCAACAACACCCTCACCAGAGGCGTCTCCCTGCACAGCCGGAGTGGCAGCGCCCACGGCAGTCACCATGGCAGCCATCACAGTCACAGCCACCATGGCAGCGCCCATGGTTCGCTGGGCTGCCTCCAGGGcggagtgggcgtggccacGGGCAGCACAGGCAGCATCGGGATGATGTCCGCCGGGCCCATCGATACCGGGGACTACGATGTTCCACATCCGCATCCGTACACGCATCACTACATGCAGACCACGGCCTCGGTGACGCCGCCCCACTCGACCCTGAGTCGGCCGGGATCGGCGGGTGCCGTGTGCCAGGGCCATGACTCCGGATCAGATTCTAGCCAAGGATGCGGCGGATCCATAATGGGTGGCATGCTGGTAATGGGTCATCCGGGCCATATGGGCAGCTTGGGCCACCACAGCGCCGGCAGCGGCTCGCTGGGCAGGTGCTCGAGTCGGTGTCACAACACCAACACCACAACGACTGATGACTCCGGCGGTGGCAGCAgcggaggcggcggcggtggaggAGGCATGGGCACAGGCGGCGGCAGTGCCTCCATGGCGGTGGGCATGCCGGGCATGCTGATGGACTACCACCACAGCCATCACAGCGGCAGTGCCGGGAGCGGCCTCAACGGATGCGGAGGCGGTGGCAGCATCGCCGGCGGCAGTATTGGCGGAAGGAGCAGTGTCCTGGGCACCATCCACAACGGGCATggccatcatcatcagcagTACCATCACGAGTGCATCCACTATGAACGACTGCCCATTCCCGTGCCCATACCCACGGTGCCAATGGGCGTGGCACCGCCCccccagcaacagcagcagcagcagcagatgtCGCAGCACCAGCTGCAGTCGGAGGAGGAAATAGAGCCGGCCTATGCGACAG TATTCCCCAATGTTCCTCAAGCGCCGGGATTGTCCTGCGATGGCGAAGATC GCAGCATCTATCGGCGTGGTGCTCGACGCTGGCGCAAGCTATATCGCGTCAATGGACACATCTTCCAGGCCAAGCGTTTCAATCGG CGTGCTTTCTGTGCCTACTGCCAGGATAGGATCTGGGGCCTGGGCCGTCAGGGTTTCAAGTGCATCCAGTGCAAGCTGCTGGTGCACAAGAAGTGCCATAAGCTGGTGCAGAAGCACTGCACGGATCAGCCGGAGCCGTTGGTCAAGGAGCGGGCCGAGGAGTCAAGTGATCCGATGCCAGTGCCCCTGCCACCGTTGCCCTACGAGGCGATGGGTGGCGGAGCGGATGCCTGCGAGACGCACGATCATGCGCACATTGTGGCGCCACCGCCACCAGAAGATCCTCTCGAACCGGGCACCCAGCGCCAGTACTCGCTCAACGACTTTGAGCTAATACGGGTGATCGGACGCGGCAGCTATGCCAAGGTGCTGATGGTGGAACTGCGACGCACTCGCCGCATCTACGCCATGAAGGTGATCAAGAAGGCCCTGGTCACCGACGACGAGGACATCGACTGGGTGCAGACGGAGAAGCATGTGTTCGAGACGGCCTCGAACCATCCGTTCCTGGTGGGACTGCACTCGTGCTTCCAGACGCCGTCGCGTCTCTTCTTCGTCATCGAGTTTGTGCGCGGTGGCGACTTGATGTACCACATGCAACGGCAACGGCGGCTGCCCGAGGAGCACGCCCGCTTCTATGCCGCGGAGATCAGTCTGGCGCTTAACTTCCTCCACGAGAAGGGCATCATCTATCGAGATCTGAAGCTAGACAACGTTTTGCTCGACCACGAGGGCCACATCAAGCTAACCGATTATGGCATGTGTAAGGAGGGCATCCGATCCGGGGACACAACGTCCACCTTCTGTGGCACACCCAACTACATTGCCCCAGAGATTCTGAGGGGCGAGGACTATGGCTTCTCGGTGGACTGGTGGGCACTGGGTGTCCTGCTCTACGAGATGTTGGCCGGACGCAGTCCCTTCGACTTGGCAGGAGCCTCTGAGAATCCAGATCAG AACACTGAGGACTACTTGTTCCAAGTCATCCTGGAGAAGACCATTCGTATTCCACGGTCGTTGAGTGTGCGAGCTGCTTCGGTCCTAAAAGGTTTCCTCAACAAGAATCCCGCTGATCGCTTGGGCTGCCATCGGGAGTCCGCCTTCATGGATATTGTCAGCCATCCGTTCTTCAAGAACATGGATTGGGAATTG ATAGCACAAAAGGAGGTGCAACCGCCTTATATACCCAGCCTAGACACTGGCGACCCCTATATGACAACCAACTTCGATGTACAATTTACCCAAGAACCCGCTGAACTAACGCCCGATGATCC TCACGTTATTGATAATATCGATCAGTCCGAGTTCGAGGGCTTTGAGTATGTGAACCCCTTGCTGATGTCCTTGGAGGATTGCGTCTGA
- the LOC6495481 gene encoding atypical protein kinase C isoform X2, which yields MAWGYWSATTVDRGRSPRRLTQCAPLPVNIVQQEEEEEQPCLPQKQQQQQSQQQQQQSQTCPSTPSANQQGSGNLCYSPTCRSRCSSPCPGSPCGSITPPPPPLLTSSQQHLHSNKNCPAAQQLMTHLDYAARRQSLDQLDSPQSKYFDIQANQLSDIMCRGAVVSSIQSANNTLTRGVSLHSRSGSAHGSHHGSHHSHSHHGSAHGSLGCLQGGVGVATGSTGSIGMMSAGPIDTGDYDVPHPHPYTHHYMQTTASVTPPHSTLSRPGSAGAVCQGHDSGSDSSQGCGGSIMGGMLVMGHPGHMGSLGHHSAGSGSLGRCSSRCHNTNTTTTDDSGGGSSGGGGGGGGMGTGGGSASMAVGMPGMLMDYHHSHHSGSAGSGLNGCGGGGSIAGGSIGGRSSVLGTIHNGHGHHHQQYHHECIHYERLPIPVPIPTVPMGVAPPPQQQQQQQQMSQHQLQSEEEIEPAYATVFPNVPQAPGLSCDGEDRSIYRRGARRWRKLYRVNGHIFQAKRFNRRAFCAYCQDRIWGLGRQGFKCIQCKLLVHKKCHKLVQKHCTDQPEPLVKERAEESSDPMPVPLPPLPYEAMGGGADACETHDHAHIVAPPPPEDPLEPGTQRQYSLNDFELIRVIGRGSYAKVLMVELRRTRRIYAMKVIKKALVTDDEDIDWVQTEKHVFETASNHPFLVGLHSCFQTPSRLFFVIEFVRGGDLMYHMQRQRRLPEEHARFYAAEISLALNFLHEKGIIYRDLKLDNVLLDHEGHIKLTDYGMCKEGIRSGDTTSTFCGTPNYIAPEILRGEDYGFSVDWWALGVLLYEMLAGRSPFDLAGASENPDQNTEDYLFQVILEKTIRIPRSLSVRAASVLKGFLNKNPADRLGCHRESAFMDIVSHPFFKNMDWELLERKQVTPPFKPRLDSDRDLANFPPEFTGEAVQLTPDDDHVIDNIDQSEFEGFEYVNPLLMSLEDCV from the exons atggcTTGGGGCTATTGGTCCGCCACCACAGTGGATCGCGGTCGATCGCCGCGACGACTGACCCAGTGCGCCCCGCTGCCGGTCAACATCGTGCaacaggaggaggaggaggagcagccgTGCCTGCCACaaaaacagcagcaacagcaatcccaacagcagcaacaacagtcgCAAACCTGCCCCAGTACTCCGTCGGCCAATCAGCAGGGCAGCGGCAATCTCTGCTATAGCCCCACATGTCGGTCACGTTGCTCGAGTCCTTGTCCAGGATCACCGTGTGGCTCCATAACGCCGCCGCCCCCGCCGCTGCTCACGTCGTCGCAGCAGCACCTCCACTCGAACAAGAACTGCCCGGCCGCCCAGCAGCTAATGACTCACCTGGACTACGCGGCCAGGAGACAATCTTTGGATCAACTGGACAGTCCACAG tccaAGTACTTCGATATACAGGCCAACCAGCTGTCGGACATCATGTGCCGCGGAGCGGTGGTCAGCTCCATCCAATCGGCCAACAACACCCTCACCAGAGGCGTCTCCCTGCACAGCCGGAGTGGCAGCGCCCACGGCAGTCACCATGGCAGCCATCACAGTCACAGCCACCATGGCAGCGCCCATGGTTCGCTGGGCTGCCTCCAGGGcggagtgggcgtggccacGGGCAGCACAGGCAGCATCGGGATGATGTCCGCCGGGCCCATCGATACCGGGGACTACGATGTTCCACATCCGCATCCGTACACGCATCACTACATGCAGACCACGGCCTCGGTGACGCCGCCCCACTCGACCCTGAGTCGGCCGGGATCGGCGGGTGCCGTGTGCCAGGGCCATGACTCCGGATCAGATTCTAGCCAAGGATGCGGCGGATCCATAATGGGTGGCATGCTGGTAATGGGTCATCCGGGCCATATGGGCAGCTTGGGCCACCACAGCGCCGGCAGCGGCTCGCTGGGCAGGTGCTCGAGTCGGTGTCACAACACCAACACCACAACGACTGATGACTCCGGCGGTGGCAGCAgcggaggcggcggcggtggaggAGGCATGGGCACAGGCGGCGGCAGTGCCTCCATGGCGGTGGGCATGCCGGGCATGCTGATGGACTACCACCACAGCCATCACAGCGGCAGTGCCGGGAGCGGCCTCAACGGATGCGGAGGCGGTGGCAGCATCGCCGGCGGCAGTATTGGCGGAAGGAGCAGTGTCCTGGGCACCATCCACAACGGGCATggccatcatcatcagcagTACCATCACGAGTGCATCCACTATGAACGACTGCCCATTCCCGTGCCCATACCCACGGTGCCAATGGGCGTGGCACCGCCCccccagcaacagcagcagcagcagcagatgtCGCAGCACCAGCTGCAGTCGGAGGAGGAAATAGAGCCGGCCTATGCGACAG TATTCCCCAATGTTCCTCAAGCGCCGGGATTGTCCTGCGATGGCGAAGATC GCAGCATCTATCGGCGTGGTGCTCGACGCTGGCGCAAGCTATATCGCGTCAATGGACACATCTTCCAGGCCAAGCGTTTCAATCGG CGTGCTTTCTGTGCCTACTGCCAGGATAGGATCTGGGGCCTGGGCCGTCAGGGTTTCAAGTGCATCCAGTGCAAGCTGCTGGTGCACAAGAAGTGCCATAAGCTGGTGCAGAAGCACTGCACGGATCAGCCGGAGCCGTTGGTCAAGGAGCGGGCCGAGGAGTCAAGTGATCCGATGCCAGTGCCCCTGCCACCGTTGCCCTACGAGGCGATGGGTGGCGGAGCGGATGCCTGCGAGACGCACGATCATGCGCACATTGTGGCGCCACCGCCACCAGAAGATCCTCTCGAACCGGGCACCCAGCGCCAGTACTCGCTCAACGACTTTGAGCTAATACGGGTGATCGGACGCGGCAGCTATGCCAAGGTGCTGATGGTGGAACTGCGACGCACTCGCCGCATCTACGCCATGAAGGTGATCAAGAAGGCCCTGGTCACCGACGACGAGGACATCGACTGGGTGCAGACGGAGAAGCATGTGTTCGAGACGGCCTCGAACCATCCGTTCCTGGTGGGACTGCACTCGTGCTTCCAGACGCCGTCGCGTCTCTTCTTCGTCATCGAGTTTGTGCGCGGTGGCGACTTGATGTACCACATGCAACGGCAACGGCGGCTGCCCGAGGAGCACGCCCGCTTCTATGCCGCGGAGATCAGTCTGGCGCTTAACTTCCTCCACGAGAAGGGCATCATCTATCGAGATCTGAAGCTAGACAACGTTTTGCTCGACCACGAGGGCCACATCAAGCTAACCGATTATGGCATGTGTAAGGAGGGCATCCGATCCGGGGACACAACGTCCACCTTCTGTGGCACACCCAACTACATTGCCCCAGAGATTCTGAGGGGCGAGGACTATGGCTTCTCGGTGGACTGGTGGGCACTGGGTGTCCTGCTCTACGAGATGTTGGCCGGACGCAGTCCCTTCGACTTGGCAGGAGCCTCTGAGAATCCAGATCAG AACACTGAGGACTACTTGTTCCAAGTCATCCTGGAGAAGACCATTCGTATTCCACGGTCGTTGAGTGTGCGAGCTGCTTCGGTCCTAAAAGGTTTCCTCAACAAGAATCCCGCTGATCGCTTGGGCTGCCATCGGGAGTCCGCCTTCATGGATATTGTCAGCCATCCGTTCTTCAAGAACATGGATTGGGAATTG CTTGAGCGCAAACAGGTCACGCCACCATTCAAGCCACGTTTAGACTCAGATCGCGACCTGGCCAATTTCCCGCCCGAGTTCACCGGCGAGGCCGTACAGTTGACACCGGATGACGA TCACGTTATTGATAATATCGATCAGTCCGAGTTCGAGGGCTTTGAGTATGTGAACCCCTTGCTGATGTCCTTGGAGGATTGCGTCTGA
- the LOC6495481 gene encoding atypical protein kinase C isoform X7 translates to MIIWSGFCEAAQIYSTQTATFMTGGPSLFPNVPQAPGLSCDGEDRSIYRRGARRWRKLYRVNGHIFQAKRFNRRAFCAYCQDRIWGLGRQGFKCIQCKLLVHKKCHKLVQKHCTDQPEPLVKERAEESSDPMPVPLPPLPYEAMGGGADACETHDHAHIVAPPPPEDPLEPGTQRQYSLNDFELIRVIGRGSYAKVLMVELRRTRRIYAMKVIKKALVTDDEDIDWVQTEKHVFETASNHPFLVGLHSCFQTPSRLFFVIEFVRGGDLMYHMQRQRRLPEEHARFYAAEISLALNFLHEKGIIYRDLKLDNVLLDHEGHIKLTDYGMCKEGIRSGDTTSTFCGTPNYIAPEILRGEDYGFSVDWWALGVLLYEMLAGRSPFDLAGASENPDQNTEDYLFQVILEKTIRIPRSLSVRAASVLKGFLNKNPADRLGCHRESAFMDIVSHPFFKNMDWELIAQKEVQPPYIPSLDTGDPYMTTNFDVQFTQEPAELTPDDPHVIDNIDQSEFEGFEYVNPLLMSLEDCV, encoded by the exons ATGATCATCTGGAGCGGCTTCTGTGAGGCAGCCCAAATCTATAGCACTCAGACGGCCACTTTTATGACCGGGGGTCCCTCGT TATTCCCCAATGTTCCTCAAGCGCCGGGATTGTCCTGCGATGGCGAAGATC GCAGCATCTATCGGCGTGGTGCTCGACGCTGGCGCAAGCTATATCGCGTCAATGGACACATCTTCCAGGCCAAGCGTTTCAATCGG CGTGCTTTCTGTGCCTACTGCCAGGATAGGATCTGGGGCCTGGGCCGTCAGGGTTTCAAGTGCATCCAGTGCAAGCTGCTGGTGCACAAGAAGTGCCATAAGCTGGTGCAGAAGCACTGCACGGATCAGCCGGAGCCGTTGGTCAAGGAGCGGGCCGAGGAGTCAAGTGATCCGATGCCAGTGCCCCTGCCACCGTTGCCCTACGAGGCGATGGGTGGCGGAGCGGATGCCTGCGAGACGCACGATCATGCGCACATTGTGGCGCCACCGCCACCAGAAGATCCTCTCGAACCGGGCACCCAGCGCCAGTACTCGCTCAACGACTTTGAGCTAATACGGGTGATCGGACGCGGCAGCTATGCCAAGGTGCTGATGGTGGAACTGCGACGCACTCGCCGCATCTACGCCATGAAGGTGATCAAGAAGGCCCTGGTCACCGACGACGAGGACATCGACTGGGTGCAGACGGAGAAGCATGTGTTCGAGACGGCCTCGAACCATCCGTTCCTGGTGGGACTGCACTCGTGCTTCCAGACGCCGTCGCGTCTCTTCTTCGTCATCGAGTTTGTGCGCGGTGGCGACTTGATGTACCACATGCAACGGCAACGGCGGCTGCCCGAGGAGCACGCCCGCTTCTATGCCGCGGAGATCAGTCTGGCGCTTAACTTCCTCCACGAGAAGGGCATCATCTATCGAGATCTGAAGCTAGACAACGTTTTGCTCGACCACGAGGGCCACATCAAGCTAACCGATTATGGCATGTGTAAGGAGGGCATCCGATCCGGGGACACAACGTCCACCTTCTGTGGCACACCCAACTACATTGCCCCAGAGATTCTGAGGGGCGAGGACTATGGCTTCTCGGTGGACTGGTGGGCACTGGGTGTCCTGCTCTACGAGATGTTGGCCGGACGCAGTCCCTTCGACTTGGCAGGAGCCTCTGAGAATCCAGATCAG AACACTGAGGACTACTTGTTCCAAGTCATCCTGGAGAAGACCATTCGTATTCCACGGTCGTTGAGTGTGCGAGCTGCTTCGGTCCTAAAAGGTTTCCTCAACAAGAATCCCGCTGATCGCTTGGGCTGCCATCGGGAGTCCGCCTTCATGGATATTGTCAGCCATCCGTTCTTCAAGAACATGGATTGGGAATTG ATAGCACAAAAGGAGGTGCAACCGCCTTATATACCCAGCCTAGACACTGGCGACCCCTATATGACAACCAACTTCGATGTACAATTTACCCAAGAACCCGCTGAACTAACGCCCGATGATCC TCACGTTATTGATAATATCGATCAGTCCGAGTTCGAGGGCTTTGAGTATGTGAACCCCTTGCTGATGTCCTTGGAGGATTGCGTCTGA